In Neorhizobium galegae, the following proteins share a genomic window:
- a CDS encoding autotransporter assembly complex protein TamA has protein sequence MRNENTGRTGKLRLRGAGTAAMLAAALLVSPPLSGNAYAFKLFGITLFGDDEDKAEVIDPVRYDATLEAGNADKDLKKRLESAASLITDEKQPVSGDLGVIIKAREDRDRLIAVLYEEARYGGTVHISVAGTDIDRLPPNPAFDHAAPVPVTVRVDPGPVFKLGSVRFDGDAVGHDPEKYDLVPGGEAGSRLILKAGEQLLVDLKNEGRPLAKLTERQVTADHRTNTIDVVLGAVGGPVAPFGTVAVKGSRTVDAAFISRYSRLDRHGQYSPVQLKKANDRLRELGVFSSVTIQEADKLAPDGSLPLTIEVSEGKHRYFGFGAEYSSIDGAGLEGYWGHRNLFGEAESLRIEGKVSGIGATTDVTTFDYSAGIIFTKPGAFVPEATFESRLEAKSETPDVYEAQTIIYSAGVTYELNETDKLKGGGEIAYIDADDAFGNNQYLTLSLPIGFERDARDNKLDPTKGYYATLSAKPSYELMDGTIFSSFEGSISGYLGLGQEDRIVLAARLAAGTLVGGSDLERIPATRRFFAGGGGSVRGYAYREISPYNSADEATGGRSYTLGSFEVRVKVSENIGIVPFVDIGTVSTGIVPDFSDIRAGAGIGVRYATPFGPLRLDVAIPLQRYDGGSQYGIYAGIGQAF, from the coding sequence ATGCGGAACGAAAACACTGGGCGGACAGGAAAGCTGAGGTTGAGGGGGGCAGGCACAGCCGCGATGCTCGCCGCTGCACTTCTCGTTTCCCCGCCGCTTTCCGGCAACGCCTACGCTTTCAAACTCTTCGGCATCACCCTGTTCGGCGACGACGAAGACAAGGCCGAGGTGATCGATCCCGTCCGTTACGACGCGACGCTCGAAGCCGGCAATGCGGACAAGGACCTCAAGAAGCGCCTCGAATCCGCTGCTTCCCTGATCACCGACGAAAAGCAGCCGGTCTCCGGCGATCTCGGCGTCATCATCAAGGCGCGCGAAGACCGCGACCGGCTGATCGCCGTGCTCTACGAAGAGGCCCGTTACGGCGGCACCGTGCATATCTCCGTCGCCGGAACTGATATCGACCGCCTGCCGCCCAACCCTGCATTCGACCACGCGGCACCCGTGCCGGTCACAGTCCGCGTCGATCCCGGCCCGGTCTTCAAGCTTGGTTCCGTTCGCTTCGACGGTGACGCGGTCGGCCACGATCCGGAAAAATACGATCTCGTTCCCGGCGGTGAGGCAGGTTCGCGCCTGATCCTGAAGGCCGGCGAACAGCTTCTCGTCGATTTGAAGAACGAAGGCCGCCCGCTCGCAAAGCTGACGGAACGGCAGGTGACGGCCGATCATCGCACCAACACGATCGACGTGGTGCTCGGTGCCGTCGGTGGTCCGGTCGCGCCGTTCGGCACCGTCGCCGTGAAAGGATCGCGCACCGTCGATGCCGCCTTCATCAGCCGGTATTCGCGGCTCGACAGACACGGACAATATTCTCCGGTGCAGTTGAAGAAGGCGAACGACCGCCTGCGCGAGCTCGGCGTCTTCTCGAGCGTGACGATCCAGGAGGCGGACAAGCTGGCGCCGGACGGTTCGTTGCCGCTGACGATCGAGGTGTCGGAAGGCAAGCATCGTTATTTCGGCTTCGGCGCCGAATATTCCTCGATCGACGGCGCCGGCCTCGAAGGCTACTGGGGCCACCGCAACCTCTTCGGGGAAGCAGAATCGCTTCGAATCGAAGGCAAGGTGTCCGGCATCGGCGCCACCACCGACGTCACCACGTTCGATTATTCCGCCGGCATCATCTTCACCAAGCCTGGAGCCTTCGTGCCGGAAGCGACCTTCGAATCCCGCCTGGAAGCCAAGAGTGAAACGCCTGACGTCTACGAGGCGCAGACCATCATCTATTCGGCCGGCGTCACCTACGAGTTGAACGAGACCGACAAGCTCAAGGGCGGCGGAGAGATCGCCTATATCGACGCGGACGATGCCTTCGGCAACAACCAGTACCTCACGCTCAGCCTGCCGATCGGCTTCGAGCGCGACGCGCGGGACAACAAGCTCGACCCCACCAAGGGATATTACGCGACCCTCTCCGCCAAGCCGAGCTACGAGCTGATGGACGGCACGATCTTCTCGTCGTTCGAGGGCTCGATCTCGGGTTATCTCGGCCTCGGACAGGAGGATCGGATCGTGCTGGCCGCCCGTCTGGCCGCCGGAACGCTGGTCGGCGGAAGCGACCTTGAAAGAATTCCGGCGACGCGCAGATTCTTCGCCGGCGGCGGCGGATCGGTGCGTGGTTACGCCTATCGGGAAATTTCGCCCTATAACAGCGCCGATGAGGCCACGGGCGGGCGGTCCTATACGCTGGGATCTTTCGAAGTGAGGGTAAAAGTGTCAGAAAACATAGGCATTGTACCTTTTGTCGACATTGGTACGGTATCGACCGGAATCGTGCCCGATTTTTCTGATATACGTGCCGGTGCAGGGATTGGCGTGCGATATGCCACGCCTTTTGGACCGCTGAGATTGGACGTTGCAATTCCCTTGCAGCGCTATGACGGCGGTAGCCAGTACGGTATCTATGCGGGCATAGGACAGGCATTCTGA
- a CDS encoding translocation/assembly module TamB domain-containing protein, with translation MMLMVRLLKWVLKATLGVVAILFVMALGVVLFVALTPVGGRVAADRISAIVSTPDRGISFTRPEGLLTGDLRIDALTLSDDMGPYAQIGGIKIDWSPTSLVTGVFRAEHISADTVNFIRAPRPPKAPATTQATSTGSSGSPLPVGIRVAQIDLPDINLSQAFSGRDFSLSVKGSIDATGPDISLDLQATRKDEPDARASADVVYAPSQNRLTLKATVSEPQGGLLARLLRLPGTPAVELALDGEGPLSDWAGRLQGSVGGTPVIAVDGKHVQVENGRHRVEVTGGGQLSTLLPPAFRPLFGGTTDINIAAIYAPSGRVDIERGELTSGAVKIAAKGAWDQTGDNSLTASLNGVKGPVDFVWPISGQESRFSFESINFTLTGAAASARFNATAALSAAELPQGRFGQIRLQAESEDLNLISRSGSIRSRFTVARTDFANDDLDRVIRGPVTLDAPLRLAPPAIGLDAATFDSGNVNGTLSGAYDMSKQAVTGNFRVSANPAVLPPGLVSKFEGKLSAEGYVNMVNGGRVSLENFVMRSNAIEAHGNMLLDNRTVTGRLAGRVPDLKRWLPEAEGAAGFDISAKGPLNAMGVRAVVNSADARLVGRKLQDMSFILEGTADPNAPKGKLTGTGSLDGQPIRVNADVASVQGRTSAPAITAEIGPNKLTGALNFSPAFLPEGQLTFDFPDVSLLAALAAQQAQGDLKGTVMFSNTGGKAGAVIRASGKALRRGTIEIAQPNIDLAIADIKAIAAEGTVRATRIGAGSVGINDVNLGVSQGGNRTNFNLAAQYDNAPLTAVGDIQTGADISVGIESFAAAPRSIPVRLAAPTRIAVANGGARLADLTIATGTGSVTVNGTAGSALDLTANVKALPANLINAFVPAINAAGTISGTINATGAASAPAIRYDLEWSDAQLRQSRDAGISPFRVQASGSFANGTVTLDKTRLTGSGGLDLSAAGKVILKDGIPALDINARANAVPASLVNAFAPSLGARGTISGTVTATGTPQAPAVRYDLRWADAGVAQTTSAGVAAFNITAGGTFQNGTVTLDTRLSGGGGVALSGGGSVSLAGEKPLNLKFSGKLPFSILAGQMAAQGFVLEGTGNVDLAIGGTAAAPAITGTASSSGARLVDVRRNLALTDLAATVAFDGKSANISRLTAKLSGGGTVSVQGSVGITPGSGFPADLKITLAQASYADGALFAATADGALTITGPLTSGPVLGGKVTLTKAAITVPARLPTSLSAIDIRHRNAPPDVLRQMEKLRPKGASGSSNPIALNLQISAPNGIFVRGRGIDAELGGDLTVTGTAIAPVVAGGFQMRRGRIVILAKRMDFTDGDITFGGGLIPILNMEANTTSASTTITVKVTGVANDPTIAFSSSPALPQDEVLARLIFGQSMSRLSPLQIAQLADAVTQLAGGGSTSLLETLRSNLGVDDLDINTDATGQTTVSVGRYINNRTYIQVEQGGESGAEATINLDVGRGVKLKAGAGTEGGKAGIFYEREY, from the coding sequence ATGATGCTGATGGTACGCCTGTTGAAATGGGTCTTGAAGGCTACGCTTGGCGTGGTCGCGATCCTGTTCGTCATGGCCTTGGGCGTCGTCCTTTTCGTCGCCCTCACCCCGGTCGGCGGACGCGTCGCCGCGGACCGCATTTCCGCCATCGTCTCCACGCCTGACCGCGGCATCTCCTTCACCCGGCCAGAAGGCCTGCTGACCGGCGATCTGCGTATCGATGCCCTTACGCTTTCCGACGACATGGGCCCCTATGCCCAGATCGGCGGCATCAAGATCGACTGGTCTCCGACGTCATTGGTAACCGGCGTCTTCCGCGCCGAACATATTTCCGCCGACACCGTCAATTTCATCCGTGCGCCGCGGCCGCCGAAAGCGCCCGCCACGACACAAGCGACATCAACGGGCTCCTCCGGATCGCCCTTGCCGGTCGGCATCCGCGTTGCGCAGATCGACCTGCCGGACATCAATCTCTCGCAGGCATTTTCGGGGCGGGACTTCTCCCTTTCGGTGAAGGGGTCGATCGACGCGACCGGGCCTGACATTTCGCTCGACCTGCAGGCGACCCGCAAGGACGAGCCGGATGCCAGGGCATCTGCCGACGTGGTCTACGCGCCGTCCCAAAACCGCCTGACCCTCAAGGCTACCGTGTCCGAGCCGCAGGGCGGCCTGCTCGCCCGCCTTTTGCGTCTGCCCGGCACTCCGGCGGTCGAGCTGGCGCTCGATGGCGAGGGACCTCTGTCCGACTGGGCCGGCAGGTTGCAGGGCAGCGTCGGCGGTACACCCGTCATCGCGGTCGACGGCAAACATGTACAGGTCGAAAACGGCAGGCACAGGGTGGAGGTGACCGGCGGCGGCCAGCTGTCGACGCTTCTTCCGCCCGCCTTTCGTCCGCTGTTCGGCGGTACGACCGACATCAACATCGCCGCCATCTATGCACCCTCCGGCCGGGTGGATATCGAACGCGGCGAACTCACCTCCGGCGCCGTGAAGATCGCCGCCAAGGGCGCATGGGATCAGACGGGTGACAACAGCCTCACCGCCAGCCTCAACGGCGTGAAGGGCCCGGTCGATTTCGTCTGGCCGATCAGCGGACAGGAGAGCCGCTTCTCCTTCGAAAGCATCAATTTCACGCTGACCGGAGCGGCCGCCTCGGCGCGCTTCAACGCGACGGCTGCACTCAGCGCCGCCGAACTGCCGCAGGGGCGCTTCGGCCAGATCCGCCTGCAGGCGGAAAGCGAGGACCTCAACCTCATCAGCCGCTCGGGCAGCATCCGCAGCCGCTTCACCGTCGCCCGCACGGATTTCGCCAACGACGATCTCGACCGGGTGATCCGCGGGCCGGTGACATTGGATGCGCCGCTCAGGCTCGCACCACCGGCGATCGGCCTGGATGCGGCGACCTTCGACAGCGGCAACGTGAACGGTACGCTTTCCGGCGCCTATGACATGTCGAAACAGGCGGTCACCGGCAATTTCCGGGTTTCCGCCAATCCTGCCGTCCTGCCGCCGGGACTGGTTTCGAAGTTCGAGGGCAAGCTTTCCGCCGAGGGCTACGTCAATATGGTGAACGGCGGTCGCGTCAGCCTCGAGAACTTCGTGATGCGCTCGAACGCCATCGAAGCGCACGGCAATATGCTGCTCGACAATCGGACCGTCACCGGGCGCCTAGCCGGCCGCGTCCCGGATCTGAAGCGTTGGCTGCCGGAGGCCGAGGGGGCTGCCGGTTTCGACATCTCCGCCAAGGGGCCGTTGAACGCAATGGGCGTCAGGGCCGTGGTCAATTCCGCCGACGCTAGGCTGGTCGGCCGCAAGCTCCAGGACATGAGCTTCATCCTGGAAGGCACTGCCGATCCGAACGCACCCAAGGGCAAGCTGACCGGCACGGGTTCGCTGGACGGCCAGCCGATCCGCGTCAATGCCGACGTCGCTTCCGTCCAGGGCCGCACCAGCGCGCCGGCAATCACTGCCGAGATCGGTCCGAACAAGCTGACCGGCGCCTTGAACTTCTCTCCCGCGTTCCTGCCGGAAGGCCAACTCACGTTCGATTTCCCGGATGTCTCCCTGCTTGCGGCACTTGCGGCCCAGCAGGCCCAGGGCGACCTGAAGGGAACGGTGATGTTCAGCAATACCGGCGGCAAGGCCGGCGCGGTGATCCGCGCTTCCGGAAAGGCGCTTCGCCGCGGCACGATCGAGATCGCCCAACCGAATATCGATCTCGCCATTGCCGACATCAAGGCGATTGCAGCCGAGGGCACGGTCCGCGCCACGCGCATCGGCGCAGGCTCGGTCGGCATCAACGACGTCAACCTCGGCGTCAGCCAGGGCGGCAACCGGACCAACTTCAATCTCGCCGCCCAGTATGACAACGCGCCCCTTACCGCGGTCGGCGATATCCAGACCGGCGCCGATATCTCGGTCGGCATCGAGAGCTTCGCAGCGGCGCCGCGCAGCATCCCGGTCCGGCTTGCCGCGCCGACCCGCATCGCGGTCGCCAATGGCGGTGCGCGTCTTGCCGATCTGACCATCGCAACCGGGACCGGCAGCGTCACCGTCAACGGCACGGCCGGCTCGGCACTGGATCTTACTGCCAATGTCAAAGCCCTGCCCGCGAACCTCATCAACGCGTTTGTGCCCGCGATCAACGCAGCCGGCACGATTTCCGGCACGATCAACGCCACCGGCGCCGCGTCTGCCCCAGCCATACGCTATGACCTAGAATGGAGTGATGCACAGCTTCGCCAGTCGCGCGATGCTGGCATCAGTCCATTTCGAGTCCAAGCAAGCGGCAGCTTCGCCAACGGGACAGTCACATTAGACAAGACCCGCCTGACGGGCTCCGGCGGCCTCGATCTCTCGGCTGCCGGCAAGGTCATCCTGAAGGACGGCATTCCCGCGCTCGACATCAACGCCCGCGCCAATGCCGTGCCCGCCAGCCTGGTCAACGCGTTTGCGCCGAGCCTCGGCGCCCGCGGCACGATTTCCGGCACGGTGACCGCGACGGGGACGCCGCAAGCCCCCGCTGTCCGTTATGATCTGCGCTGGGCCGATGCCGGCGTTGCGCAGACCACGTCCGCCGGGGTCGCCGCTTTCAACATCACCGCCGGCGGCACGTTCCAGAACGGCACCGTCACCCTCGACACCCGCCTTTCGGGCGGCGGCGGCGTCGCGTTATCGGGCGGCGGCTCCGTCTCGCTCGCAGGCGAAAAGCCGCTCAATCTGAAATTCAGCGGAAAACTGCCCTTCTCGATCCTCGCCGGGCAGATGGCGGCGCAAGGGTTCGTCCTGGAAGGCACCGGCAATGTCGACCTCGCGATCGGCGGCACGGCTGCGGCGCCGGCGATCACCGGCACGGCATCCTCGTCCGGCGCAAGGCTGGTGGATGTCCGGCGCAATCTCGCCCTGACGGATCTTGCCGCCACTGTCGCCTTCGATGGCAAAAGCGCCAATATCTCCAGGCTCACGGCCAAGCTCTCGGGCGGCGGCACGGTCTCGGTCCAGGGCTCCGTCGGCATCACGCCGGGCTCGGGCTTTCCGGCCGACCTGAAGATCACCCTTGCCCAGGCATCCTACGCCGACGGCGCGCTCTTTGCCGCGACCGCAGACGGCGCCCTGACGATCACCGGCCCGCTGACCTCCGGCCCGGTCCTCGGCGGTAAGGTAACGCTGACAAAGGCGGCAATCACCGTGCCCGCCCGCCTGCCAACCTCGCTATCCGCCATCGATATCCGCCATCGCAATGCGCCGCCCGACGTGCTGCGGCAGATGGAGAAGCTGCGGCCGAAGGGCGCCAGCGGCAGTTCGAACCCGATCGCGCTCAATCTTCAGATCAGCGCGCCGAATGGCATCTTCGTGCGTGGACGCGGCATCGACGCCGAACTCGGCGGTGACCTGACGGTGACGGGTACGGCCATCGCGCCGGTCGTTGCCGGCGGTTTCCAGATGCGCCGCGGCCGTATCGTCATCCTCGCCAAGCGGATGGATTTCACCGATGGCGACATCACCTTCGGCGGCGGCCTGATCCCTATTCTCAACATGGAGGCAAACACCACCTCCGCCTCGACGACGATCACGGTGAAAGTCACCGGCGTCGCCAACGACCCGACGATCGCCTTCTCCTCCTCGCCCGCCCTGCCCCAGGACGAGGTTCTGGCGCGCCTGATCTTCGGCCAGTCGATGTCGCGGCTGTCGCCGCTGCAGATCGCCCAGCTGGCCGACGCCGTCACCCAGCTTGCCGGCGGTGGCTCCACATCGCTGCTGGAAACGTTGCGCAGCAATCTCGGCGTCGACGATCTCGACATCAACACGGATGCGACCGGCCAGACCACCGTGTCGGTCGGCCGCTACATCAACAACCGCACCTACATCCAGGTCGAACAGGGCGGAGAGAGCGGCGCGGAAGCGACGATCAATCTCGATGTCGGCCGCGGTGTCAAGCTCAAGGCGGGCGCCGGCACCGAAGGTGGCAAGGCCGGCATCTTTTATGAGCGCGAATACTGA
- the rocF gene encoding arginase, whose amino-acid sequence MTSKDITLIGVPLEEGSGRGGCAMGPAAFRLAGIVKALEGLGFRVVDNGDLRPEPAADLPERTDAKNLPIVAAFTRALETRTYEMAKAGTIPVIMGGDHALSMGSVPGMARYASEIGRPLFVLWLDAHTDFNTPETSPSGNIHGMPVAFFTGQAEFAPILDSTRPKVDPKNVFQIGIRSVDEIERKLIADHGVNVFDMRAIDEHGIAAIMRQVIAAVNAANGLLHVSLDVDFLDPDIAPGVGTTVPGGATFREAHLIMEMLHDTGLVASLDLVELNPFLDDRGKSARIMVELAASLFGRRVLDRPTRSA is encoded by the coding sequence ATGACCTCCAAAGACATCACATTGATCGGCGTTCCTCTGGAAGAGGGCTCCGGTCGCGGCGGCTGCGCCATGGGTCCCGCGGCCTTCAGGCTTGCCGGCATCGTCAAGGCGCTGGAGGGCCTCGGTTTCCGGGTAGTCGACAATGGCGACCTGCGCCCGGAACCGGCAGCTGACCTGCCGGAGAGAACCGACGCGAAGAACCTGCCGATCGTCGCTGCGTTCACGCGCGCGCTCGAGACCCGGACCTATGAAATGGCCAAGGCCGGCACCATCCCGGTGATCATGGGCGGCGACCACGCCCTTTCCATGGGCAGCGTGCCGGGCATGGCGCGTTACGCTTCCGAGATCGGTCGGCCGCTTTTCGTTCTCTGGCTCGATGCCCATACGGATTTCAACACGCCGGAGACATCACCCTCCGGCAATATCCACGGCATGCCGGTCGCCTTCTTTACCGGCCAGGCGGAGTTTGCACCGATTCTCGACAGCACCCGGCCCAAGGTCGATCCCAAAAACGTCTTCCAGATCGGCATCCGCTCCGTCGACGAAATCGAGCGGAAGCTCATCGCCGATCATGGCGTCAACGTCTTCGACATGCGCGCCATCGACGAGCACGGGATTGCCGCGATCATGCGCCAGGTGATCGCGGCGGTAAACGCCGCCAATGGCCTCTTGCATGTCAGCCTGGACGTCGATTTCCTGGATCCGGACATAGCGCCGGGCGTCGGTACCACCGTGCCGGGCGGCGCGACCTTCCGCGAGGCGCACCTGATCATGGAAATGCTCCACGATACGGGGCTCGTCGCGTCACTCGATCTCGTCGAGCTCAATCCGTTCCTCGACGATCGCGGCAAGAGCGCCCGGATCATGGTGGAGCTGGCGGCAAGTCTTTTCGGCCGGCGCGTTCTTGATCGTCCAACCCGCTCTGCATAA